The following proteins are encoded in a genomic region of Arachis stenosperma cultivar V10309 chromosome 4, arast.V10309.gnm1.PFL2, whole genome shotgun sequence:
- the LOC130973869 gene encoding uncharacterized protein LOC130973869 isoform X2: protein MASKAHESGSRYHEGRRSSTDSRYHERQPSSKSSHSKHHDSQHSSNSSRHHETPHHVSQHSSRSGGSKHHESQHSSRSGDSRYHSSQHSSRIGGSRHHESQHSSKHHESQHSSKHHESQHSSQHSSRSGDSRYHSSQHSSRHHGSQHSTRLPSSSTSTTFRSYSSVLQRSQQSSSSSIKNTGIKKNQIVLPDRFHEHALTMMSAAREPFRCSGCKEQGFGRSYRCENKGCRYVLHEECANAVVHRKNHVSHSFFEGQEFWFLEKPLGYPRVCDACRMDVRGFVYHRNATKDVYDTGLDLHPSCLKLSHKIPYNDSNATKTLTLRRHVEKKCVKCKSRKVGDDSKVKGWSYLTSDGDCFHVSCFKELFLEKIRDDYFSEKKIVVSKMQSNVVDSNMKVVKVEGGSSNNSKGSSSLAKIVVVKIAPVVLKLIFSAIFGNPVSFVLALVEALVTSFN from the exons ATGGCTAGCAAAGCTCATGAGTCAGGTTCGAGGTACCATGAGGGTCGACGTTCCTCTACTGATTCCAGATACCACGAGAGACAACCTTCATCAAAATCTAGTCATTCAAAGCATCATGATAGTCAACATTCCTCAAATAGTTCGAGGCACCACGAGACTCCGCATCATGTGAGTCAACATTCATCAAGATCTGGTGGTTCAAAGCATCATGAGAGTCAACATTCATCAAGATCTGGTGATTCCAGATACCATTCAAGTCAACATTCATCAAGAATTGGTGGTTCAAGGCACCATGAGAGTCAACATTCATCAAAACATCATGAGAGTCAACATTCATCAAAACATCATGAGAGTCAACATTCAAGTCAACATTCATCAAGATCTGGTGATTCCAGATACCATTCAAGTCAACATTCATCAAGGCACCATGGGAGTCAACATTCAACTCGGCTTCCATCCTCTTCTACGTCTACCACATTTAGATCATACAGTTCAGTGCTACAACGGAGTCAACAAAGCTCATCCTCTTCTATAAAAA ACACGGGAATTAAGAAGAACCAGATTGTTCTTCCCGACCGTTTCCATGAACATGCTTTAACGATGATGTCAGCCGCCAGAGAACCATTTAGATGCAGTGGATGTAAGGAACAAGGGTTTGGACGAAGTTACCGATGTGAAAACAAAGGTTGCAGGTATGTCCTCCATGAAGAATGTGCAAACGCTGTTGTTCACCGTAAAAACCACGTAAGTCATTCATTTTTCGAAGGCCAAGAATTCTGGTTCCTAGAGAAACCCCTTGGGTATCCTAGAGTTTGTGATGCTTGTAGAATGGACGTGCGAGGCTTTGTGTATCATCGCAATGCTACAAAAGATGTCTACGACACAGGCTTGGATTTGCATCCATCTTGTTTGAAGCTAAGTCACAAGATTCCTTATAACGATTCAAATGCAACAAAGACACTCACATTGCGAAGACATGTTGAGAAAAAGTGTGTCAAATGCAAGAGTCGTAAAGTTGGGGACGATAGCAAAGTTAAAGGGTGGTCATATTTAACTTCCGATGGAGATTGCTTTCATGTTTCTTGTTTTAAAGAATTGTTTCTTGAGAAAATCAGAGATGATTATTTCTCGGAAAAGAAGATTGTAGTGTCAAAAATGCAGAGCAATGTTGTTGACAGTAATATGAAAGTTGTGAAAGTTGAAGGAGGATCATCAAATAATTCAAAAGGATCTTCATCACTAGCTAAGATAGTAGTGGTAAAGATAGCACCAGTGGTACTCAAGTTAATATTTTCAGCTATTTTTGGAAATCCTGTTTCTTTTGTTCTTGCTCTAGTGGAAGCCCTAGTTacttcttttaattaa
- the LOC130973869 gene encoding uncharacterized protein LOC130973869 isoform X1: MASKAHESGSRYHEGRRSSTDSRYHERQPSSKSSHSKHHDSQHSSNSSRHHETPHHVSQHSSRSGGSKHHESQHSSRSGDSRYHSSQHSSRIGGSRHHESQHSSKHHESQHSSKHHESQHSSQHSSRSGDSRYHSSQHSSRHHGSQHSTRLPSSSTSTTFRSYSSVLQRSQQSSSSSIKKDTGIKKNQIVLPDRFHEHALTMMSAAREPFRCSGCKEQGFGRSYRCENKGCRYVLHEECANAVVHRKNHVSHSFFEGQEFWFLEKPLGYPRVCDACRMDVRGFVYHRNATKDVYDTGLDLHPSCLKLSHKIPYNDSNATKTLTLRRHVEKKCVKCKSRKVGDDSKVKGWSYLTSDGDCFHVSCFKELFLEKIRDDYFSEKKIVVSKMQSNVVDSNMKVVKVEGGSSNNSKGSSSLAKIVVVKIAPVVLKLIFSAIFGNPVSFVLALVEALVTSFN; encoded by the exons ATGGCTAGCAAAGCTCATGAGTCAGGTTCGAGGTACCATGAGGGTCGACGTTCCTCTACTGATTCCAGATACCACGAGAGACAACCTTCATCAAAATCTAGTCATTCAAAGCATCATGATAGTCAACATTCCTCAAATAGTTCGAGGCACCACGAGACTCCGCATCATGTGAGTCAACATTCATCAAGATCTGGTGGTTCAAAGCATCATGAGAGTCAACATTCATCAAGATCTGGTGATTCCAGATACCATTCAAGTCAACATTCATCAAGAATTGGTGGTTCAAGGCACCATGAGAGTCAACATTCATCAAAACATCATGAGAGTCAACATTCATCAAAACATCATGAGAGTCAACATTCAAGTCAACATTCATCAAGATCTGGTGATTCCAGATACCATTCAAGTCAACATTCATCAAGGCACCATGGGAGTCAACATTCAACTCGGCTTCCATCCTCTTCTACGTCTACCACATTTAGATCATACAGTTCAGTGCTACAACGGAGTCAACAAAGCTCATCCTCTTCTATAAAAA AAGACACGGGAATTAAGAAGAACCAGATTGTTCTTCCCGACCGTTTCCATGAACATGCTTTAACGATGATGTCAGCCGCCAGAGAACCATTTAGATGCAGTGGATGTAAGGAACAAGGGTTTGGACGAAGTTACCGATGTGAAAACAAAGGTTGCAGGTATGTCCTCCATGAAGAATGTGCAAACGCTGTTGTTCACCGTAAAAACCACGTAAGTCATTCATTTTTCGAAGGCCAAGAATTCTGGTTCCTAGAGAAACCCCTTGGGTATCCTAGAGTTTGTGATGCTTGTAGAATGGACGTGCGAGGCTTTGTGTATCATCGCAATGCTACAAAAGATGTCTACGACACAGGCTTGGATTTGCATCCATCTTGTTTGAAGCTAAGTCACAAGATTCCTTATAACGATTCAAATGCAACAAAGACACTCACATTGCGAAGACATGTTGAGAAAAAGTGTGTCAAATGCAAGAGTCGTAAAGTTGGGGACGATAGCAAAGTTAAAGGGTGGTCATATTTAACTTCCGATGGAGATTGCTTTCATGTTTCTTGTTTTAAAGAATTGTTTCTTGAGAAAATCAGAGATGATTATTTCTCGGAAAAGAAGATTGTAGTGTCAAAAATGCAGAGCAATGTTGTTGACAGTAATATGAAAGTTGTGAAAGTTGAAGGAGGATCATCAAATAATTCAAAAGGATCTTCATCACTAGCTAAGATAGTAGTGGTAAAGATAGCACCAGTGGTACTCAAGTTAATATTTTCAGCTATTTTTGGAAATCCTGTTTCTTTTGTTCTTGCTCTAGTGGAAGCCCTAGTTacttcttttaattaa